One window from the genome of Actinomycetes bacterium encodes:
- a CDS encoding histone H1-like repetitive region-containing protein: SATKKATAAKKSATKKATAAKKSATKKATAAKKSTTKKATAAKKSTTKKATAAKKTATKKVTAAKKTATKKATAAKKSTAKKSTAKKSTAKKSTAKKSTAKKSTAKKSTAKKTAAKKSTAKKTAAKKSTAKKTAAKKSTAKKSTAKKK, translated from the coding sequence AGTCCGCGACTAAGAAGGCCACTGCGGCGAAGAAGTCCGCGACTAAGAAGGCCACTGCGGCGAAGAAGTCCGCGACTAAGAAGGCCACTGCGGCCAAGAAGTCCACGACTAAGAAGGCCACTGCGGCCAAGAAGTCCACGACTAAGAAGGCCACTGCGGCCAAGAAGACTGCGACTAAGAAGGTCACTGCGGCGAAGAAGACTGCGACCAAGAAGGCCACTGCGGCGAAGAAGTCGACCGCGAAGAAGTCGACCGCGAAGAAGTCGACCGCGAAGAAGTCAACGGCGAAGAAGTCGACCGCGAAGAAGTCAACGGCGAAGAAGTCGACCGCCAAGAAGACTGCGGCGAAGAAGTCGACCGCCAAGAAGACTGCGGCCAAGAAGTCGACCGCTAAGAAGACTGCGGCCAAGAAGTCAACGGCGAAGAAGTCGACCGCCAAGAAGAAGTAG
- the cofC gene encoding 2-phospho-L-lactate guanylyltransferase — protein sequence MSVTAIIPLKPPARAKSRLLLDAETRVLLANAFARDLIDQCLGCPDIDKCVVVGAGPPEAPVPQLSDPGKGLNYALSAAAATIPATDSVVILMGDLPSVLSEDLSLALKIWRDDKAAQSTGAFVSDLAGVGTTAVLGQAGRVQPEFGARSRAAHHSSGLVELHQPELRRLRRDVDSLVDLADALRLGVGPHTRACVVDLDLVPKLS from the coding sequence ATGTCAGTAACTGCGATTATCCCGCTCAAGCCACCAGCACGGGCAAAGAGTCGACTGCTGCTCGATGCCGAAACGAGAGTCCTGCTGGCCAACGCGTTCGCCCGCGATCTGATCGACCAATGTCTCGGCTGTCCTGACATCGATAAATGTGTTGTGGTAGGAGCTGGCCCGCCCGAGGCCCCGGTGCCACAACTGTCTGACCCGGGAAAGGGCCTGAACTACGCATTGTCGGCCGCCGCCGCAACCATTCCTGCGACCGATTCGGTAGTGATCCTGATGGGAGATCTACCGTCTGTCCTCAGCGAAGATCTGAGCCTGGCTCTCAAAATTTGGCGCGACGATAAAGCCGCACAGTCGACTGGCGCTTTCGTCAGTGACCTCGCCGGAGTAGGTACCACCGCCGTATTGGGCCAGGCCGGTCGGGTCCAGCCCGAATTTGGTGCTCGTTCTCGCGCCGCCCACCACAGCAGTGGGCTTGTAGAACTCCATCAGCCTGAACTGCGGCGACTGCGGCGTGACGTCGATTCGTTGGTGGATCTCGCCGACGCGTTGCGCTTGGGAGTGGGGCCACACACTCGCGCCTGTGTTGTGGACCTTGATTTGGTGCCGAAACTCAGCTAG